The following proteins are encoded in a genomic region of Oncorhynchus keta strain PuntledgeMale-10-30-2019 unplaced genomic scaffold, Oket_V2 Un_contig_3860_pilon_pilon, whole genome shotgun sequence:
- the LOC118372059 gene encoding mucin-5AC-like produces MSKECFQTQFAFVMESVLNTAVTETTKLFEKTIEELRAEISRIKEENKDLKTRLRSLENVKKSTGESERQTAEPGPSQRTSRIGKRDIGVQCVLTAHALPRAGEQHRREENQVTELHRGAYDEEGNPQTALVLIKQEMDWEADYSDDYTPGYILLKKEGGDLPTLVRRQPLRELPGRALVPPGAVRALVNRYTQERPPTTQPTSAEAPLQGEPDTQEAPQALSPSQPRTREFTSGSAGQAPGAEQQSLVIPAAESLSTLHQTASPQSAATIQSTTTVLSAVLAQSTVTTLSKETVQTTTAVQSTAASSERPPPVISGLPRTPLQNTQPSPVPPRPSPSPRPAQSHTDVLPVARPIAVPSTQPARPTAVPDGPPATPPTQPARPTAVPDGPPAAPPTQPARPTAVPDGPPAVPDGPLAAPPTQPASLTAVPDGPPAAPPTQPARPTAVPDGPPAAPPTQTQPPTVLEKSGVATATLPTPVQSAPSPTELTEPAGPPEKQVLLVTEHVQHSSTVPGPKSPSVPETSYETPLQLSAPAGTTPSGYCQMSKTQFLAQLSVVPRVCAPPRVEKDQEEEDEGERLSPLPATSTEAVMTRSVATETTPASENKEEIVVQVGGKRTSSQREALLSGLRLRLRPRSQDSTPSPVVVKKPRGERTAPLDHDYSKVMEDEEEKSRESHVDQDVVEDTANGEMADDKSSGQVSSNHIISEEEGGANTDVTSLTRQSPIGGGVGVSKSKKRSMTWVQAQRLLALAQAKRSRSKVAKASQRGLRSELRGLVTQTQFLPSNPQRRRSYRPSPQAASSPRRTSPRQVTGDNTNPPPATPPNPQPHSFQVTSTTPRRGRPRSAAVATLNLKRSPSTPQPIPFIVTVSPRSNFKKSPQCPRTFQQARRYRQSQPMWSPPGPLQLQQSPQAPRKRLAKNQCADCGRVLSSAAALESHASLHSGKRPFACSACGKDFPDLKGLNRHARVHGDQRGHQCPKCDKTFVYRFGLTKHEQVVHSGVRPFICPICDKRLITQRDLEAHIRVHTGEKPFACSLCVKRFKRRVELNVHLMWHNGEKRHWCSYCGKGFLDYNNLKNHKLVHTGEKPYTCSECGKRFKQTGHLKKHLKTVHKDR; encoded by the exons ATGTCGAAAGAATGTTTTCAAACCCAGTTCGCCTTTGTTATGGAGAGTGTATTGAATACTGCAGTCACCGAGACAACGAAACTTTTTGAAAAAACTATTGAGGAACTGCGAGCCGAAATATCTAGAATAAAAGAAGAGAACAAGGACCTCAAAACGAGGCTTCGATCCCtcgaaaatgtgaagaaatcgaCGGGTGAAAGTGAACGCCAAACCGCAGAGCCTGGACCGAGTCAAAGAACATCACGTATCGGCAAACGTGACATTGGTGTCCAATGCG TCCTGACAGCGCATGCTTTGCCTCGGGCTGGGGAGCAGCACCGGCGGGAGGAGAACCAGGTGACGGAGCTGCACCGGGGGGCCTACGACGAGGAGGGCAACCCACAGACTGCCTTAGTGCTGATCAAACAGGAGATGGACTGG GAGGCAGACTATTCTGATGACTACACCCCTGGGTACATACTGCTGAAGAAGGAGGGGGGAGATCTCCCGACTCTGGTCCGCAGACAACCTCTCAGAGAGTTACCAGGCAGAG ccCTGGTCCCACCTGGAGCCgtcagggccctggtcaaccgtTACACCCAGGAAAGGCCTCCTACCACCCAGCCTACCTCAGCAGAGGCCCCCCTCCAGGGAGAACCAGACACCCAGGAGGCCCCCCAggctctcagcccatcccagcccAGGACTAGAGAGTTTACCAGTGGCAGTGCAGGCCAGGCCCCTGGAGCAGAACAGCAGTCACTGGTAATACCAGCAGCAGAGTCTCTATCAACATTACACCAGACAGCATCTCCTCAATCAGCAGCCACTATCCAGTCTACAACAACTGTCCTGTCTGCTGTATTGGCCCAGTCCACAGTAACTACTCTGTCAAAAGAAACTGTCCAAACGACCACGGCGGTCCAGTCGACAGCAGCATCGTCAGAGCGCCCGCCACCTGTCATCTCCGGGTTACCCAGAACCCCTCTTCAGAATACACAGCCCAGCCCCGTACCCCCTcgtccatccccatctcctcgaCCAGCACAGTCCCACACAGACGTTCTACCTGTAGCTCGTCCAATAGCAGTGCCCTCAACACAACCAGCTAGGCCTACAGCTGTACCTGATGGACCACCGGccacaccaccaacacaaccaGCTAGGCCTACAGCTGTACCTGATGGACCACCGGCCGCACCACCAACACAACCAGCTAGGCCTACAGCTGTACCTGATGGACCACCGGCTGTACCTGATGGACCACTGGCCGCACCACCAACGCAACCAGCTAGCCTTACAGCTGTACCTGATGGACCACCGGCCGCACCACCAACGCAACCAGCTAGGCCTACAGCTGTACCTGATGGACCACCGGCCGCACCACCAACACAGACACAACCGCCTACAGTTTTGGAGAAGTCGGGTGTTGCCACGGCAACTCTGCCAACACCTGTCCAGTCCGCTCCATCTCCTACTGAGTTGACAGAACCTGCCGGCCCTCCTGAGAAGCAGGTGTTGTTGGTCACTGAACATGTGCAACACTCCTCCACCGTGCCCGGACCAAAGTCACCTTCTGTCCCAGAGACATCTTATGAAACCCCTCTACAGCTGTCAGCCCCTGCTGGAACCACACCCTCTGGCTACTGTCAGATGTCTAAGACACAGTTTTTAGCTCAGTTGTCAGTAGTACCCCGAGTATGTGCTCCACCGAGGGTGGAGAAAgaccaggaggaggaagatgagggggAGAGGCTTTCCCCCCTCCCTGCCACATCTACGGAAGCTGTGATGACAAGGTCTGTCGCTACGGAGACGACCCCCGCCAGCGAAAATAAGGAGGAGATTGTTGTCCAGGTAGGCGGCAAGCGAACGTCAAGTCAACGTGAAGCGCTCCTCTCTGGTCTCCGCCTCCGCTTAAGGCCCCGCTCCCAGGACAGCACGCCATCTCCAGTGGTTGTTAAGAAACCCAGAGGAGAGAGAACCGCCCCTCTAGACCACGACTACTCAAAGGTGATGGAGGACGAAGAAGAAAAGTCCAGGGAATCACACGTTGACCAGGATGTAGTAGAGGACACAGCTAACGGTGAGATGGCTGACGACAAGTCTAGTGGACAAGTAAGTAGTAACCACATCATcagtgaggaagagggaggagcgAACACTGATGTGACCTCTCTGACCAGACAATCACCTATTGGTGGAGGTGTTGGTGTGTCCAAATCCAAGAAGAGAAGCATGACCTGGGTGCAGGCTCAGAGACTATTGGCGCTAGCCCAGGCTAAGAGGAGTAGGTCAAAGGTCGCCAAGGCCTCACAGAGAGGTCTGAGGTCAGAGCTAAGAGGCTTGGTCACACAGACACAGTTTCTGCCTTCCAACCCACAGCGCCGCCGGTCATACAGACCCAGCCCACAAGCTGCCTCCAGCCCACGCCGCACCAGCCCTCGCCAGGTTACAGGGGACAACACAAACCCTCCTCCTGCCACCCCTCCTAACCCACAGCCTCACTCCTTCCAGGTCACTTCCACCACCCCTCGTCGCGGAAGACCTCGTTCTGCGGCCGTGGCGACTTTAAATTTGAAAcgttctccctccacccctcaaccTATCCCCTTCATTGTCACCGTCAGCCCTCGCTCTAACTTCAAAAAGTCCCCTCAGTGCCCACGGACTTTCCAGCAGGCGCGCCGATACCGCCAATCACAACCGATGTGGTCACCACCGGGACCGTTACAGCTCCAACAGTCTCCCCAGGCTCCACGGAAACGTCTCGCCAAGAACCAGTGTGCAGACTGCGGCCGTGTCCTGAGCAGCGCCGCTGCTTTAGAGAGCCACGCCTCCCTCCACTCAGGGAAGCGCCCGTTCGCCTGCTCTGCCTGCGGCAAGGACTTCCCCGACCTCAAGGGCCTCAACCGCCACGCCCGCGTCCATGGTGATCAGCGGGGCCACCAGTGTCCGAAGTGCGACAAGACCTTTGTCTACCGCTTCGGCCTGACTAAGCACGAGCAGGTGGTCCACAGTGGCGTGCGTCCGTTCATCTGCCCGATCTGTGACAAACGCTTAATTACACAGCGTGACCTGGAGGCTCATATCCGCgttcacactggagagaaaccattTGCCTGCTCCCTCTGTGTGAAGCGGTTCAAGAGGCGTGTGGAGCTGAATGTTCACCTGATGTGGCATAACGGGGAGAAGAGACACTGGTGCTCATACTGTGGGAAGGGATTTCTGGATTACAATAATCTGAAGAACCACAAACTGGTCCACACCGGAGAGAAACCTTACACCTGCTCTGAGTGTGGCAAGCGCTTCAAACAGACTGGCCATCTGAAGAAACACCTGAAGACTGTACACAAAGACCGATAG
- the LOC118372071 gene encoding sal-like protein 1 isoform X50, whose translation MMSEATVTFQSQLSGVMETVFKAAMYEITRLVDDSFMKEMSRSREQVESLKKRLQWSENRRRDRDREGGRIGKCADCGRANEDKERSSGASQTGVERGRGLKQEKVLGEEWSSCGGVAGETASHDLEEADAISPRRTSEPADVGRQKLDSLLKEEALHNTELQESWGVCLDGADGSDVSGPSKSFSEQELQQCQDDWGSGLDRDPEPSGPDGDSVDPTDPLYRPRYSMEELGDGFEKSGYGSSGSGAHLLDMEGLDRLPGSPSRLGELSYGAAGHYQVDLGGSEGGDHHHRSHTPGSHRSQREQVRSPMSSPHPEVGDLNCLLINEEGYPEHGVPDSGSRAGHRGLTSIHSGSSAHNNNTESLYDAADDFGLSLNLRNRSQEQVTGGGRCHACNQCSMTFPDSGSLKAHKQKHKTGRWLNSGPGTPYSRTQCSKTFTQACNIKVQAEGRHLCSQCGKGFTSFSDLKRHTCSQTADKPYCCSLCGNKFSRLWNLKLHRRIHTQEKPHRCTMCEKSFTRADILKVHKRTHTGERPYCCAVCGLRFKQLNHLKSHQHKHRPDLLSRVVV comes from the exons ATGATGTCCGAAGCCACCGTAACCTTCCAGTCTCAGCTCTCCGGAGTCATGGAGACGGTATTCAAGGCTGCTATGTACGAGATCACCAGGCTGGTGGACGATAGCTTCATGAAGGAGATGTCCCGGAGCCGGGAGCAGGTCGAGTCGCTGAAGAAGCGGCTGCAGTGGTCGGAGAACAGACGCAGggatagggacagagagggaggccgTATCGGGAAGTGTGCGGACTGTGGAAGAGCTAACGAAGACAAGGAGAGAAGCTCTGGAGCCTCACagacag GTGTGGAGAGGGGGCGTGGCCTGAAGCAGGAGAAGGTACTAGGGGAGGAGTGGAGCAGCTGTGGGGGCGTGGCCGGGGAAACAGCCTCGCATGACCTGGAGGAGGCCGATGCCATCAGCCCTAGGAGAACCTCTGAG CCCGCAGACGTCGGACGTCAGAAGCTGGACAGCCTGCTGAAAGAGGAAGCTCTCCACAACACTGAACTACAGGAGAGTTGGGGCGTCTGCCTGGACG GGGCCGACGGTTCAGACGTCTCTGGGCCCAGTAAGAGCTTCAGTGAGCAGGAGCTGCAGCAGTGCCAGGATGACTGGGGGTCTGGTCTAGACCGGGATCCTGAACCATCGGGTCCCGATGGAGACTCAGTGGACCCCACCGACCCTCTCTACCGCCCCCGCTACAGCATGGAGGAACTGGGGGACGGCTTTGAGAAGTCTGGTTACGGCAGTAGTGGTAGTGGCGCCCATCTTCTAGACATGGAAGGGCTGGATAGGCTTCCTGGTTCTCCGTCTCGTCTGGGGGAGCTGAGCTACGGAGCTGCAGGTCACTACCAGGTGGACCTGGGGGGATCTGAGGGGGGAGACCATCACCATCGCTCCCACACGCCTGGCTCCCATCGGAGCCAGAGGGAGCAGGTGAGGTCGCCAATGTCATCCCCCCACCCGGAGGTGGGAGACCTGAACTGCCTGTTGATCAACGAGGAGGGGTACCCTGAACACGGTGTTCCGGACTCGGGTAGTAGAGCTGGCCACAGGGGGCTAACCTCCATCCACTCTGGAAGCTCAgcccacaacaacaacacagagagccTGTATGATGCCGCTGACGACTTTGGGCTCTCTTTAAACCTCAGAAATCGTTCACAAGAGCAGGTAACAGGAGGGGGGAGGTGTCATGCCTGCAATCAATGTTCAATGACCTTCCCAGATTCTGGTTCTCTCAAGGCCCACAAGCAGAAACACAAAACTGGGAGATGGTTGAATTCAGGGCCAGGGACTCCATACTCCCGCACTCAGTGCAGTAAGACCTTCACCCAGGCCTGCAACATCAAGGTCCAAGCTGAGGGACGCCACCTCTGCAGCCAGTGTGGCAAGGGCTTCACCTCCTTCTCTGACCTGAAGAGGCACACATGCAGCCAGACTGCAGACAAGCCCTACTGCTGCTCTCTCTGCGGGAACAAGTTCAGTCGGCTCTGGAACCTCAAGCTGCATCGGCGCAttcacacacaggagaaaccCCACCGCTGCACCATGTGTGAAAAGAGCTTCACACGGGCGGACATTTTGAAAGTCCACAAGCGCACCCACACCGGGGAGAGACCGTACTGCTGCGCTGTATGTGGACTCCGCTTCAAACAACTGAACCATCTGAAGTCACACCAGCACAAACACAGGCCGGATCTCCTGAGCAGAGTGGTGGTCTAG